GACGCGGCATTCCGCGCCACGGGAGAGGGCGAGAACCTCATCGAGGAGGGCCTGCGACTCCTCGCGGGTCGGGATCATGGCTCACCCTGGAGGCCGGGCACGATGGGCACGGCCCGGAACCGCGCCGCGGGGGATCCGAAGCTGGCGCCGCGCTCCTGGGGGGGAACCCCCTTGACGTCCCGGAGCGTCCCCGAAGCCCCCCACGTCGCCTCCCCACCCACGCCGTCCATGGATTTCCAGAACGGGATCGCCGCCGCGCGGCAGGCAGCGCCGCGCACCGGCGCGCCGAGCTTGCCGCGGGCGATCGCCCGGACGAATCCGGGGACGATCTGGAAGCTGGTGCGCCCCGAGCTGACGCTCCAGCCCCGGGTTCCCACGCAGTAGAGGCCGCGCCCGATCCCGGCGATCAAATCCTCGACGCCGACCGGATCCCCCGCGGGCTCCACGGCGATGTTGGGGAGGCGCGAGAGAGGGACGTTTCCCCAGCCGTCCGCCGCGGCGGCGCCTCGCGACGCGGGCTCGCCGATCTGCCGCGCCTGCTCGCGGGTCGTCGCGAACCCCACGAGGATGCCGCCGCGCACCAGGGGCCACGACCCCGCGCGCACTCCTTCGTCGTCGTAGCCGGCCGTCGCCAGCCCGCCGCGCATCGTGCGGTCGGCGGTGACGTTCAGGCGCTCGCCGCCCAGCACCTTCGAGCCGAGATCCGAGGGGCGCGCGAGCGCGGTCCCGTCCGAGGGATCCTCGCGACCGAGGGCGACGTCGAGGTCGATGTACGGCCCGATCGTATGGAGGATCGCCGGCCATAGAGCCGAAGGATCGAGGACGAGGTCCATCGCCCCCTCGGCGACGACCGGCGCCCGGAGCGTCTGGACCGCCTCCTCGGCGGCCTGCGCCGCGCGGGCCGGCCGCAGCGCCTCCTCGGCATGCTCAAAGCCGGCCTGCGCCGCCGACGCGTCGAGGTCGCGGGAGGCGAAGGCCCCCGTCCGCGCGTCGCCGGCGACGACGGTGAGCCCCGGCCAGACGCGCGTGAAGTCCTGGTCGAGCCGCGACCCGCCGGTCGAGGCGAAGTAGACCGACTCGAGGGACGAGATGAGGAACGAGGTCACCGAGGTCGTGTCGGGAACGC
This genomic window from Acidobacteriota bacterium contains:
- a CDS encoding TldD/PmbA family protein, translated to MRDLAEAALDAARAAGADYAEVRIVRRRVEEIRARGESIAPIQRTESEGLSVRCLAGGAWGFAAAGGPGSQLLGRIAQEACAAARESRKLMSGPVELAPEPAHLDAWQTPLTKDPFKVSTEAKISLLLAAHQEALRVPDTTSVTSFLISSLESVYFASTGGSRLDQDFTRVWPGLTVVAGDARTGAFASRDLDASAAQAGFEHAEEALRPARAAQAAEEAVQTLRAPVVAEGAMDLVLDPSALWPAILHTIGPYIDLDVALGREDPSDGTALARPSDLGSKVLGGERLNVTADRTMRGGLATAGYDDEGVRAGSWPLVRGGILVGFATTREQARQIGEPASRGAAAADGWGNVPLSRLPNIAVEPAGDPVGVEDLIAGIGRGLYCVGTRGWSVSSGRTSFQIVPGFVRAIARGKLGAPVRGAACRAAAIPFWKSMDGVGGEATWGASGTLRDVKGVPPQERGASFGSPAARFRAVPIVPGLQGEP